From Streptomyces sp. TLI_053, a single genomic window includes:
- a CDS encoding GNAT family N-acetyltransferase, giving the protein MTFSIETARLRLRPYTTEEAGRVAAGDRPVSGWSPGFPREDDRAVARMFLAAPRTEPLFEPQLIELLSNDQVIGGIGFFGPPDADGAVGLGYGVAPEVEGRGYATEALLALLRRGFAEGGVRRALADTTHDNTASQRVLEKAGLRRTSSDDSLHYYALEG; this is encoded by the coding sequence ATGACGTTCAGTATCGAGACGGCGCGGCTGCGGCTGCGCCCGTACACCACCGAGGAAGCCGGGCGGGTGGCGGCCGGCGACCGGCCGGTCAGCGGCTGGAGCCCCGGTTTCCCCCGGGAGGACGACCGGGCGGTGGCGCGGATGTTCCTCGCGGCACCGCGGACCGAGCCGCTGTTCGAGCCGCAGCTGATCGAGCTGCTGAGCAACGACCAGGTGATCGGCGGGATCGGCTTCTTCGGCCCGCCGGACGCGGACGGGGCGGTCGGGCTGGGCTACGGCGTAGCGCCCGAGGTCGAGGGCCGGGGCTACGCCACCGAGGCGCTGCTGGCCCTGCTGCGGCGGGGGTTCGCCGAGGGCGGCGTCCGGCGGGCGCTGGCCGACACCACCCACGACAACACCGCCTCGCAGCGGGTGCTGGAGAAGGCCGGGCTGCGGAGGACCTCCTCCGACGACAGCCTGCACTACTACGCTCTTGAAGGATGA
- a CDS encoding dihydrofolate reductase family protein, translating to MRKLTYFVATTLDGVIAGPDGGDPTGPDGFFTVTPDYLEHLIAHYPETLPGPAREALGITATGTRFDTVLEGRRSYQIGLDAGVADAYPHLRHLVFSRTLTEAPAPAVELVSTDPVARVRELKAEEGGGIWLVGGAELAGALYPEIDELVLKVNPVTVGAGVPVFAGKDGVSPRTFTLTDHTVLPGGTVFLTYARAAA from the coding sequence TTGCGCAAGCTGACCTACTTCGTGGCCACCACCCTGGACGGGGTCATCGCCGGTCCCGACGGGGGCGACCCGACCGGGCCGGACGGGTTCTTCACCGTCACCCCCGACTACCTGGAGCACTTGATCGCCCATTACCCGGAGACGCTGCCGGGCCCGGCTCGCGAGGCCCTGGGCATCACGGCGACGGGCACCCGCTTCGACACCGTGCTGGAGGGACGCCGCTCCTACCAGATCGGCCTGGACGCCGGTGTCGCCGACGCCTATCCGCACCTGCGGCACCTGGTCTTCTCCCGCACCCTCACCGAGGCGCCGGCCCCGGCCGTCGAGCTGGTGTCCACCGACCCGGTGGCCCGGGTCCGGGAGCTCAAGGCCGAGGAGGGCGGCGGGATCTGGCTGGTGGGCGGCGCGGAGCTGGCCGGCGCCCTCTACCCGGAGATCGACGAGCTGGTGCTCAAGGTCAACCCGGTCACCGTCGGGGCGGGCGTACCGGTGTTCGCCGGCAAGGACGGGGTGAGCCCGCGGACCTTCACCCTCACCGACCACACGGTGCTGCCCGGCGGCACCGTCTTCCTCACCTACGCGAGGGCCGCGGCCTGA